One region of Flavobacteriales bacterium genomic DNA includes:
- a CDS encoding TonB-dependent receptor: protein MKNIILILFCLFSVVSFAQQKGVVTNIEKEPLAMAEVYLYPLGVLTQTDGNGEFNLNIDLPPKSVLVFSKEGYQTLSYQTDNNESSISITLQKLHVEINEVEVSAINHQLSSNQVIALQSLSINGFNDNNLNLVERLSHIPGVYEQSTGTGINKVTVRGLSGMRVVTYLNGARVENQQWGGDHGLGFTDLGLGKVELIKGPASIMFGADALAGALYFVDDSYVSSGQPELKVVSNFESALMRFNNQIISKWAKDNFRVNTYAEYGTAADYRLPNGDFLFNSRFNNLALKTAMGYSTQKWLLNVRYQFNRNILGIPAHSHDAEPTLDQLSSSNQNRYETRPTQFTNNHLLSLQNTFFINDNTLKVDLAHSINKLQEFEAWTISEYDTDLSSTQFNTTFTKLLSQATKWTLGSQSAIQTNTNNASRSQLLPDAEIKDVGVFSNFDFNKNNWSLLFGVRYDYREVKTISDLYANDFNALSSSFGFSKSINDHKLRLSYSSAFRTPHFSELLSDGVHHGTQRYEIGNPDLKEEKGNQLDLTYEWANEHLGLIINPFFNQVDDFIILIPQDSMIKGMPLYLYQQLDHVQLKGLEMNLHYHPHFLHQLHLEESISIMDGQTSDGHYLPLIPANTFQTRAKYYFLNDNVLNCRELSLEHIYHASQQNVAKNESPSEDYALINASALFSSTSKKINLSLGVRNLLNVSYIPHLSRLKSYEIPHVGRSYYLKLCLTL, encoded by the coding sequence ATGAAAAATATCATTTTAATACTATTTTGTTTGTTTTCTGTTGTTTCATTTGCACAGCAGAAAGGAGTGGTTACAAATATTGAAAAGGAACCTTTGGCAATGGCAGAGGTTTATCTTTACCCTTTAGGAGTCCTGACACAAACAGATGGTAATGGCGAGTTCAATCTAAACATAGATTTACCACCTAAATCAGTTTTAGTTTTTAGTAAAGAAGGCTATCAAACATTGTCTTATCAAACTGACAATAATGAGTCTTCGATTAGTATTACACTACAAAAGTTACACGTTGAAATTAATGAAGTTGAAGTTTCAGCAATTAACCATCAGCTTTCTTCGAATCAAGTCATCGCTTTACAATCGTTAAGTATAAACGGCTTTAATGATAATAACTTAAACTTAGTAGAGCGTTTGTCTCACATTCCAGGGGTTTATGAGCAATCAACGGGCACAGGCATTAACAAGGTTACAGTTCGAGGGCTTTCAGGTATGCGAGTGGTGACATACTTAAACGGTGCACGAGTAGAAAATCAGCAGTGGGGCGGCGATCATGGATTAGGCTTTACCGATTTAGGCCTAGGTAAAGTAGAACTAATTAAAGGTCCAGCCTCCATTATGTTTGGTGCGGATGCTTTGGCAGGGGCTTTGTATTTTGTAGATGATAGTTATGTGTCTTCTGGTCAGCCTGAATTAAAGGTGGTTTCAAATTTCGAATCAGCTTTAATGCGTTTTAATAACCAAATTATCTCGAAATGGGCAAAAGATAATTTTAGAGTGAACACCTATGCTGAGTATGGAACAGCTGCAGACTATAGACTGCCAAATGGTGATTTTTTATTCAATTCTCGGTTTAATAATCTAGCGTTAAAAACGGCTATGGGTTATAGTACTCAAAAATGGTTGCTTAATGTACGCTATCAATTTAATCGAAATATTTTGGGAATTCCTGCACATTCTCATGATGCTGAACCCACGTTAGACCAATTGAGTAGCTCTAACCAAAATAGGTATGAAACACGTCCTACACAATTTACAAACAATCATTTGTTGTCATTACAAAACACATTTTTTATAAATGACAACACACTCAAAGTGGACTTAGCTCATTCTATCAATAAACTACAAGAGTTTGAAGCGTGGACAATTTCAGAGTACGATACTGATTTATCATCAACTCAATTTAACACAACATTTACTAAGCTCTTAAGTCAAGCTACAAAATGGACTTTAGGCTCCCAAAGTGCTATTCAAACGAATACCAACAATGCGTCACGTTCCCAACTCTTACCTGATGCAGAAATCAAGGATGTGGGTGTTTTCTCAAATTTTGATTTCAATAAAAATAACTGGAGCTTATTGTTTGGCGTTCGTTATGATTATAGAGAAGTCAAGACCATTTCAGATTTATACGCTAATGACTTCAATGCTTTGAGCAGTTCATTTGGTTTTTCAAAAAGTATAAATGACCACAAACTTAGATTAAGCTATTCTTCAGCCTTTAGGACTCCACATTTTTCAGAGTTACTTTCTGATGGTGTGCATCATGGTACTCAACGCTATGAGATAGGAAACCCAGATTTGAAAGAAGAAAAAGGCAATCAATTGGATTTGACTTATGAATGGGCTAATGAACACTTGGGGCTTATTATTAACCCATTTTTTAATCAAGTGGATGATTTTATTATTCTAATTCCACAAGATAGCATGATAAAGGGCATGCCTCTTTATTTATATCAACAATTAGACCATGTTCAGCTCAAGGGTCTTGAAATGAATTTGCATTATCACCCTCATTTTTTACATCAACTGCATTTAGAGGAAAGTATTTCAATTATGGACGGGCAAACATCAGATGGACATTATTTGCCTCTCATACCAGCCAATACTTTTCAGACTAGAGCCAAGTATTATTTTCTGAATGATAATGTACTCAACTGTCGTGAACTTTCTTTGGAACATATCTATCATGCTTCACAACAAAACGTTGCTAAAAATGAAAGTCCCTCTGAAGATTATGCTCTTATCAATGCCTCTGCATTGTTTAGTTCTACATCAAAAAAAATAAACCTTTCACTAGGTGTAAGAAACCTTTTAAACGTGAGCTATATACCCCATTTATCTCGCTTAAAAAGTTATGAAATCCCTCATGTAGGGCGTTCATATTATCTAAAATTATGTTTAACACTTTAA
- a CDS encoding transcriptional repressor: MLEKKQIRKTPFRLEVLKLFTASKNAISLKEIEKNLNSFDRITLYRTLKLFIEKGLIHEVLHSNGKKYALCKEQCDEHHHQHNHLHFHCSICNESFCLETHIKDLNLPGYIIQQTDLNVNGICKKCNN, translated from the coding sequence ATGTTAGAAAAAAAACAAATTCGAAAAACCCCGTTTAGACTAGAGGTGCTTAAACTTTTTACAGCATCTAAAAATGCTATTTCACTTAAAGAAATCGAAAAAAACTTAAACTCATTTGATAGAATTACCCTTTACCGCACCTTAAAGCTATTCATTGAAAAAGGTCTAATACATGAGGTTTTACACTCTAACGGTAAAAAGTATGCGCTTTGTAAAGAACAATGTGATGAACATCATCACCAGCATAATCATCTGCATTTTCACTGTTCAATTTGTAATGAATCCTTTTGTCTTGAAACACATATTAAAGATTTAAACTTACCCGGCTACATCATTCAACAAACCGATTTGAATGTTAATGGTATTTGTAAAAAGTGCAACAATTAA
- a CDS encoding glyoxalase, with translation MQDRTSSLLAIRPNIDSIDKSLKTKDVEAFQNNVLRPILKFQNELLLQIFIDYANQYKGVFFKLSNQEKLSYIQQALATNQRLRSLILGTIIGLFTVEDYGYYRLNLSALNKRIITMTIQRLQGQLDYLSNKT, from the coding sequence ATGCAAGATAGAACTTCATCACTTTTGGCAATTCGTCCAAATATAGACAGTATAGATAAGAGTTTAAAAACTAAGGATGTTGAAGCCTTTCAAAACAATGTATTACGCCCAATACTTAAGTTTCAAAATGAGTTGTTGCTTCAAATTTTTATCGATTATGCCAATCAATATAAAGGTGTTTTCTTTAAACTATCCAATCAAGAAAAATTGAGCTACATTCAACAAGCATTGGCTACCAACCAACGTTTAAGAAGTCTGATTTTAGGCACTATTATAGGATTATTTACTGTAGAGGATTATGGCTATTATAGATTAAATTTATCTGCTTTGAATAAAAGAATTATTACAATGACTATTCAAAGGTTACAAGGCCAATTGGATTATCTATCTAATAAAACCTAA
- a CDS encoding GNAT family N-acetyltransferase, which translates to MTIQQVDVEIIRPLRSLVLRPGQPIESTDYDRDKEFQTLHYANIVNQKVCSIATFYQEPMLEVEALVAYRLRGMATHPNFRRQGLARAMMLQAMADIQHLGCDLLWCKARLVAIDFYESLGFIKVGPIYEIEGIGPHYTMYKHL; encoded by the coding sequence ATGACCATTCAGCAAGTTGATGTAGAAATTATACGCCCTTTAAGAAGCCTTGTTCTTAGACCTGGACAACCCATTGAGTCTACCGATTATGATAGGGACAAAGAATTTCAAACACTTCATTATGCTAATATTGTCAATCAAAAAGTCTGTTCTATTGCCACTTTTTACCAAGAGCCGATGTTAGAAGTTGAAGCATTAGTTGCATACCGTTTAAGAGGCATGGCAACACATCCAAATTTTAGGCGACAAGGTTTGGCAAGAGCTATGATGTTACAAGCTATGGCAGATATTCAGCACTTAGGTTGTGATTTGTTATGGTGCAAGGCTCGTTTGGTCGCTATTGACTTTTACGAATCACTTGGCTTTATAAAGGTTGGGCCAATTTATGAAATTGAGGGGATAGGCCCACATTATACCATGTACAAACACTTATAG
- a CDS encoding thioredoxin family protein has product MIKKLGCGPCKTFEPIVKAQAEKRSLGFRHIMQEDMPEEIRPPYFPYFYLYNDGEVIEHWGGTSDRKLEKVLDRNLNK; this is encoded by the coding sequence ATGATTAAAAAATTAGGTTGTGGTCCTTGTAAAACATTTGAACCCATTGTTAAAGCTCAAGCAGAAAAACGCTCCTTAGGCTTTAGACATATTATGCAAGAAGATATGCCCGAAGAAATAAGACCACCATACTTCCCATATTTCTATCTTTACAATGATGGCGAAGTAATTGAACACTGGGGAGGCACTAGCGACAGAAAACTGGAAAAGGTACTTGATAGAAACCTGAACAAGTAG
- a CDS encoding Brp/Blh family beta-carotene 15,15'-dioxygenase translates to MNRFTFIFVVCLYALFLIYQAYNAITLEQQLIYASFFILLFGIPHGAIDHILFFKKKSMTQLKFYSLYLGLIVLFVLLWLKFPLISFLFFLILSAFHFGESQFVDAKLTLRNFNPLLFLFWGLALLATLMYYNISELAAITAYFQDTQDFGVVYNEDLFFYFFTITNITTLVLLLYLFVKNQMSIRRLSSELFLIALIHLTFFLFPFIIGFTLYFVVLHSIRVMNQEYLFFKSEDGSFGLVEFLKLLLPYSLLSIFFTSVLLALSHLGYLGISIPFLAIIIISVITLPHAIVMHVFYNK, encoded by the coding sequence ATGAATAGATTCACTTTCATATTTGTAGTTTGCCTCTACGCTTTATTTTTAATTTATCAAGCGTATAATGCTATTACACTGGAACAACAGTTGATTTACGCTTCATTTTTTATCTTGTTGTTTGGTATTCCCCACGGGGCGATTGACCATATTTTATTCTTCAAGAAAAAATCAATGACACAGCTAAAGTTTTACAGCTTGTATCTAGGCTTAATTGTTCTCTTTGTTTTGTTATGGTTAAAATTTCCCCTAATTAGTTTTTTGTTTTTTCTCATTTTATCCGCATTTCATTTTGGTGAATCACAATTTGTTGATGCCAAACTCACTTTAAGAAATTTTAATCCCTTATTATTTTTGTTTTGGGGCTTAGCACTTCTGGCTACTTTGATGTATTATAACATTAGTGAATTAGCAGCTATAACAGCTTACTTTCAGGATACTCAAGATTTTGGTGTGGTTTATAACGAGGACTTATTTTTTTATTTTTTCACGATTACTAATATTACGACATTAGTTTTACTACTATATCTTTTTGTTAAAAATCAGATGAGTATAAGACGCCTTTCGTCTGAGTTATTTTTAATAGCTCTCATTCATTTAACCTTTTTCCTCTTTCCTTTCATTATAGGCTTTACACTTTACTTTGTGGTATTGCATTCAATACGCGTAATGAATCAGGAATATCTTTTCTTCAAGTCTGAAGATGGTAGTTTTGGTTTAGTAGAGTTTTTAAAATTATTGTTGCCCTACTCCCTATTGAGTATATTTTTTACATCTGTGTTACTAGCACTTTCTCACTTGGGATATCTAGGAATATCAATTCCATTTCTTGCCATTATTATCATTTCGGTAATTACCTTGCCTCACGCTATCGTGATGCATGTTTTTTACAACAAATAA
- a CDS encoding bacteriorhodopsin: MLLDIQVMRPDDYVGFTFFIGYMAMFAASVFFFFERGSVDDKWKLSLLISGLITGIAAVHYFYMRDYYMATGDNPTFFRYVDWTLTVPLMCVEFYLLTRAAGATKSLLWKLIIASAWMLIAGYIGEAFTDGSTGHSVKWGVLSTIGYIYILYTAWFGEVAQLAEKSNSDVVKRGVRTLAWFVLVGWAIYPIGYMCMEGGWLNTALGWESTNVDLWYNIADAINKIGFGLVVYNIAITESK, encoded by the coding sequence ATGCTATTAGACATTCAAGTAATGAGGCCAGACGATTATGTTGGCTTTACGTTTTTTATCGGCTACATGGCTATGTTTGCCGCATCTGTTTTCTTCTTCTTTGAAAGAGGCAGTGTAGACGATAAGTGGAAGTTATCTCTTCTAATTTCAGGTTTAATCACAGGTATTGCAGCAGTGCACTACTTTTACATGCGTGATTATTACATGGCAACAGGAGATAATCCGACTTTCTTTAGGTATGTAGACTGGACTTTAACAGTACCATTAATGTGTGTAGAATTTTACCTACTTACAAGGGCTGCCGGAGCTACAAAAAGTTTATTGTGGAAATTAATCATTGCATCAGCATGGATGTTGATTGCTGGTTACATCGGTGAAGCATTTACAGATGGTTCAACTGGTCATTCTGTGAAATGGGGGGTATTATCTACAATAGGTTATATCTATATTTTATACACAGCATGGTTTGGTGAAGTCGCACAATTGGCTGAAAAGAGTAATTCTGATGTAGTCAAGAGAGGTGTACGTACACTAGCTTGGTTTGTATTAGTTGGATGGGCAATCTATCCAATTGGATACATGTGTATGGAAGGCGGATGGTTAAACACTGCTTTAGGATGGGAATCAACTAATGTTGACTTATGGTACAACATTGCTGATGCTATCAATAAAATTGGATTTGGTTTAGTGGTTTATAATATCGCTATTACTGAATCAAAATAA